In Uranotaenia lowii strain MFRU-FL chromosome 2, ASM2978415v1, whole genome shotgun sequence, one genomic interval encodes:
- the LOC129748331 gene encoding uncharacterized protein LOC129748331, which translates to MKLFLLLGFVLAVNLVAGHRRHDHNQGHFPGGGWHPPHHQGHRHPERHHWHYHVPFLNFEVHEPKGLEVSMVQRDLTISFFGIEVFVNRDPRSPGATCDICQNTTDVTYGKFIVEDDQAIIKKGDVLTYFVLMGNDVNVTRHPPQKLYVTGSIISKCNCETTSEDPDIDIRFQNRPPQTENNRPTFESTSSTPFDDSEQPTETQFDISEIAKAHQNDLFSDEVGFECDPDPVTNLCRSPRRLTQPQKDLQREVEILEGVIDQMKSSCPTKRLRSNSLILRGVPIRAQSVDELQSYVKSALAVSPELQLLAGGVQRVRPLKNEIVFEVGSYVDKQKILFLAKANNVRQVVDYD; encoded by the exons ATGAAGCTGTTTCTTTTGTTGGGATTCGTGTTGGCAGTGAATTTGGTGGCCGGACATCGACGGCATGACCACAATCAAGGCCACTTCCCTGGTGGAGGATGGCATCCGCCACACCATCAAGGTCACCGTCATCCGGAACGACATCATTGGCACTACCATGTGCCATTTTTGAACTTCGAAGTACATGAACCTAAGGGTCTGGAAGTGTCCATGGTTCAACGGGACTTGACCATCTCTTTCTTCGGCATTGAAGTGTTCGTCAATAGAGATCCTAGAAGTCCGGGTGCAACCTGCGATATTTGCCAGAATACTACCGATGTAACTTACGGCAAGTTCATAGTGGAAGACGACCAAGCTATCATAAAGAAGGGTGATGTGTTGACTTACTTTGTGCTGATGGGCAATGACGTCAATGTGACCAGACATCCTCCTCAGAAGCTTTATGTCACTG GTTCCATAATCAGCAAATGCAACTGCGAGACAACTTCCGAGGACCCAGATATTGATATCCGGTTCCAAAACCGTCCTCCACAAACCGAAAATAATCGTCCCACCTTCGAGTCGACTTCCTCTACTCCGTTTGATGATTCCGAACAACCAACAGAAACTCAATTCGACATTAGCGAGATTGCAAAGGCACATCAGAATGATCTCTTCTCCGATGAAGTTGGGTTCGAATGTGATCCGGATCCGGTCACTAATCTGTGCCGTTCGCCCAGGAGGCTGACGCAACCGCAGAAAGATTTACAGCGGGAGGTCGAAATCCTTGAAGGAGTTATCGATCAGATGAAAAGTTCTTGTCCTACCAAACGGCTTCGAAGCAATTCGTTGATCCTTCGAGGAGTGCCGATCAGAGCTCAGAGCGTAGATGAGTTGCAGAGTTACGTGAAATCGGCTCTCGCTGTGAGTCCTGAACTTCAACTGTTGGCTGGCGGCGTACAAAGAGTGAGACCTCTGAAGAACGAGATCGTCTTTGAAGTGGGAAGCTACGTGGAcaaacagaaaattttgttcCTTGCTAAGGCCAACAACGTAAGACAGGTCGTGGACTATGACTAA
- the LOC129747229 gene encoding uncharacterized protein LOC129747229: MLSRLFLLVALGVPVALAAGICQTVFKDPNSEERPFFRVFEGQGVEIYYPKRNAQQEMFGIKIYKNQDLRKKDLHCDLCVNTTLVEDGCFKIKSTLLSVEIRDVLKYVTLSKFSGNPDVKVAASKKVEFNDYVIPSRCDCRSVPIGGCKKASQKITEYRPLFKFHESSGFAAYIPKASSTASLGLQGLKNSNFVRGGGQQKLDLNVDSLVERDGCFVYDSTTASSAGPKFALGDHLNFVVTGKKIGGEKIRTDPRKVFLTDYFIPSSCTCQPESSNVVKPQKVSRN; this comes from the exons ATGCTTTCGAGGTTGTTCTTGTTGGTGGCGCTAGGCGTTCCGGTGGCTTTGGCTGCTGGAATTTGCCAAACCGTGTTCAAAGACCCGAACTCAGAAGAACGGCCCTTCTTCCGGGTATTTGAAGGGCAAGGCGTAGAAATTTATTACCCCAAACGAAACGCACAGCAGGAGATGTTTGGaataaagatttacaaaaatcaagatcTGCGCAAGAAAGATTTGCACTGTGATCTTTGCGTGAACACAACACTCGTCGAGGATGGATGCTTCAAGATTAAAAGCACTCTGCTGAGCGTGGAGATAAGAGATGTGCTAAAATACGTTACACTTAGCAAGTTTTCGGGAAATCCCGACGTGAAGGTTGCCGCTTCTAAGAAGGTCGAATTTAACG ATTATGTCATTCCGTCTAGATGCGATTGCCGTAGCGTACCGATTGGCGGTTGCAAAAAAGCGTCGCAAAAAATAACTGAATATAGACCGCTGTTCAAGTTCCACGAATCTTCCGGATTTGCGGCGTATATTCCGAAAGCATCGTCCACGGCTTCGTTAGGCCTGCAGGGGCTTAAAAATAGCAATTTCGTTCGTGGCGGAGGACagcaaaaacttgatttgaatgtTGATTCGTTGGTCGAACGGGATGGTTGTTTCGTTTACGATTCTACTACGGCATCCAGTGCTGGACCGAAATTTGCCTTGGGGgatcatttaaattttgttgtgacCGGAAAGAAAATCGGGGGCGAAAAAATTCGTACCGATCCCAGGAAGGTGTTTCTCACCG ACTACTTCATCCCATCATCGTGTACTTGCCAGCCAGAGTCATCGAATGTGGTCAAGCCACAGAAAGTTTCCCGGAATTGA